A window of the Haloquadratum walsbyi C23 genome harbors these coding sequences:
- a CDS encoding M24 family metallopeptidase: MSTELTPEPDFTDLDTYLDEAGADGYLVDADGSSSTQRYLSGFDAPDPFITIYTPEKTALLVSALEYGRAQAESRADSVSRLADYDYRSIVSEYNATTAKARVTAKWLQEHDVKCVVTPERFPLGPADTLREHDLSVSAEADDIVTTIRAQKTETEIEHIRDAQAANEAAMETAAKLINSATVDDEILYYDDEILTSERIKQAIETTLLQHECALDETIVACGSDAADPHNRGHGPIYADEPIVVDIFPRSKQTHYHADMTRTFLRGTPDETLSNWFELTQNALTTAIDAIEPGVTGQYIHDIVCDIYENAGISTLRSDPTAETGFIHSTGHGVGLDVHELPRVSPDGGKLKPGHVITVEPGIYDPTVGGLRIENLVVVTDSGVENLTTYPITPLGT, from the coding sequence ATGAGCACAGAACTCACGCCAGAACCAGATTTCACAGATCTTGATACATATCTTGATGAGGCAGGCGCTGATGGTTATCTAGTTGACGCGGATGGATCAAGTTCCACACAGCGGTACCTCTCCGGATTTGACGCACCTGATCCATTCATCACGATTTATACACCTGAAAAAACAGCACTTCTGGTTTCCGCGCTTGAGTATGGCAGAGCACAGGCAGAAAGCCGAGCAGATAGTGTGTCGCGGCTCGCAGATTATGATTATCGGTCAATCGTAAGCGAATATAATGCAACGACCGCCAAAGCACGTGTGACTGCCAAGTGGCTTCAAGAACACGATGTAAAATGCGTTGTGACTCCAGAGCGCTTTCCACTTGGACCTGCTGATACACTACGTGAGCACGACCTCTCAGTTAGTGCTGAGGCTGATGATATAGTCACCACAATTCGTGCACAAAAAACGGAGACAGAAATTGAGCATATCCGAGATGCACAAGCGGCAAATGAGGCAGCGATGGAAACCGCAGCGAAGCTGATTAATTCAGCGACTGTCGATGATGAAATCCTGTATTACGATGATGAAATACTCACCAGTGAACGAATCAAACAGGCAATCGAAACAACATTGCTGCAGCATGAGTGTGCGCTTGATGAGACAATTGTTGCATGTGGTTCAGATGCTGCTGATCCACATAATCGTGGTCATGGACCCATTTATGCTGATGAACCAATTGTTGTCGACATTTTCCCACGATCAAAACAAACGCATTATCATGCGGATATGACCCGAACATTTCTGAGAGGAACGCCTGATGAGACGCTCAGCAACTGGTTCGAACTCACTCAAAACGCACTCACAACAGCAATCGACGCGATTGAACCTGGTGTCACTGGGCAATATATTCACGATATTGTCTGTGATATATATGAGAATGCTGGAATATCGACACTTCGGTCTGACCCTACTGCAGAGACTGGCTTTATTCACTCAACGGGTCATGGTGTTGGATTAGATGTGCATGAACTTCCGCGCGTCAGTCCCGATGGAGGCAAGCTCAAACCAGGACATGTGATTACTGTGGAACCAGGGATATACGATCCAACTGTCGGGGGACTTCGAATTGAGAATCTTGTTGTCGTTACTGACTCCGGCGTGGAGAACTTAACGACATATCCAATCACACCACTTGGAACGTAG
- the lrpA1 gene encoding HTH-type transcriptional regulator LrpA1, with amino-acid sequence MEVTSTEGRILDVLEDDAQASYAEIAKRADVSKPTVRKYIRKMEEEGVIVGYSADVDPKKLSETSIAVVGLDVASERYVEVTRTLRNLESIESLYTSSGDHMLIAEVRAPDGDALGDVISESVLDVDGVTAAHPSFLQERLK; translated from the coding sequence ATGGAAGTTACCTCAACAGAGGGTCGTATCCTTGATGTTCTCGAGGACGATGCGCAAGCATCGTATGCGGAAATTGCTAAACGAGCAGATGTTTCAAAACCAACAGTTCGGAAGTATATCCGAAAAATGGAAGAAGAAGGCGTAATCGTTGGATATTCAGCAGACGTTGACCCGAAGAAACTCTCTGAAACTTCAATTGCAGTCGTTGGTCTTGACGTCGCTTCAGAGCGATATGTCGAAGTCACACGAACCCTGCGGAATCTTGAGTCGATTGAGTCACTATATACATCCTCAGGCGATCATATGTTGATAGCAGAGGTCCGAGCACCAGACGGTGACGCGCTTGGAGATGTGATCTCTGAATCGGTTCTTGATGTTGATGGTGTTACTGCAGCGCATCCATCATTCCTTCAGGAGCGACTCAAATAA
- a CDS encoding thiamine pyrophosphate-dependent enzyme: MSAFSAIGEEQEHDRSEYTPGLEPQATWCPGCGDFGVLKALKGAAAELGLAPEEMLVCTGIGCSGKLNSYFESYGFHTIHGRSLPVARAAKVANDGLTVVAAGGDGDGYGIGGNHFMHTARENHDMTYIVFNNEIFGLTKGQTSPTSPKGHKSKTQPHGSAKDPIRPLSMALNAGASYVARTAAVNPNQARDIIVEAIEHDGFSHIDFLTQCPTWNKDAKQYVPYIDINDSDEYDVDTTDRSTASQLMFETENALHEGTVLTGRYYVDNNRPSYQQEKKRTGEIPEEPLAEKYFDDEYEWDRVYDTFLDKHK, from the coding sequence ATGAGTGCATTTAGTGCAATTGGCGAAGAGCAGGAGCATGACCGTAGTGAATATACCCCTGGGCTTGAGCCCCAAGCTACATGGTGTCCTGGGTGTGGCGACTTTGGCGTTCTTAAAGCGCTCAAAGGTGCTGCCGCAGAACTTGGGCTAGCACCTGAGGAAATGCTTGTCTGTACAGGAATCGGTTGCTCAGGCAAATTGAATAGTTACTTCGAGAGCTATGGATTCCATACAATCCATGGACGATCGTTACCGGTTGCTCGAGCGGCAAAAGTGGCAAATGATGGTCTTACAGTCGTTGCTGCAGGCGGTGATGGTGATGGATACGGTATTGGCGGTAACCACTTCATGCACACCGCCCGTGAGAACCATGATATGACGTATATTGTGTTCAATAACGAGATCTTTGGCTTGACAAAAGGGCAGACATCTCCAACATCACCAAAGGGACATAAATCGAAAACACAACCACATGGGTCTGCGAAGGATCCAATCCGTCCGCTGTCGATGGCTCTGAACGCAGGTGCATCATATGTTGCTCGAACTGCCGCAGTCAATCCAAATCAAGCTCGGGATATTATTGTTGAAGCAATTGAACACGATGGGTTCTCGCATATTGACTTTCTGACACAGTGCCCAACGTGGAATAAGGATGCAAAGCAGTATGTCCCATATATCGATATTAATGATTCCGATGAGTATGATGTCGATACAACGGACCGTTCAACAGCCTCACAATTGATGTTTGAGACTGAAAATGCACTTCACGAGGGGACTGTCCTCACTGGTCGATACTACGTCGATAATAATCGTCCATCATATCAACAGGAGAAAAAGCGGACCGGAGAAATACCTGAAGAACCACTTGCAGAGAAATACTTTGATGACGAGTATGAATGGGACCGAGTATACGATACTTTCCTCGATAAACACAAATAA
- a CDS encoding 2-oxoacid:acceptor oxidoreductase subunit alpha, giving the protein MTDDELIWRIAGGSGDGIASTSQNFAKALMRAGLHVFTHRHYPSRIRGGHTYTEVRVSADSVTSRGDGYNFLLALGDSFARNPQEDAYYGVEEIKPLSENLDDLDEGGVIVYDTGLLDPDDIPNFDERIDANNWHVYDINLREIAREHGREVMRNTAGVAITCAIADIDPGIIKDMMADAMPDKIFEPNMDVFDDAYETVTSEFDATAPDISVPTGNHDEEQVLVSGSDAIAYGAIDEGCRFISGYPMTPWTEVFTIMSQNLPEIGGVSEQVEDEIAAAALAIGASHAGVKAMSGSSGGGFALMSEPLGLAEMTETPVVLIEAMRAGPSTGMPTKPEQGDLEHVLYTSQGDSHRVVFAPADSEEAYHQTRRAFEIAYEYQIPSIILYDQKNGGELQNIPATVFDEEPNPDLGSTLTEAELEDASHDPSGKYNRFQHAGENGVSPRSLPGQEGGRFLATGNEHMPAGHISEDPDNRVNQVDRRMEKLEAIRDDLETDGQTRNTQYGPSEAQYGILTFGSQQGTVREAIDELDTEGYHVKMLGVSELAPYPVKEVSSFIESVDEVLVVEMNASAQFRGLTQKELGRYGDKLSSLLKYNGNPFEPAEIVDGFINSIVEDRTLNGNETKYIPAASD; this is encoded by the coding sequence ATGACTGACGACGAACTTATCTGGCGAATCGCAGGTGGCTCCGGCGATGGAATCGCCTCGACAAGTCAGAATTTCGCGAAGGCCCTGATGCGCGCAGGGTTGCATGTATTCACACACCGTCATTATCCGTCACGAATTCGTGGTGGTCATACGTATACAGAGGTACGTGTCTCTGCGGACTCTGTGACATCACGTGGCGATGGATATAATTTCCTGTTGGCACTTGGCGATTCATTCGCTCGGAACCCACAGGAAGATGCATACTATGGTGTCGAAGAAATCAAACCTCTCTCAGAAAACCTCGATGATCTCGATGAAGGAGGTGTGATTGTCTATGATACGGGGTTGCTCGACCCTGATGACATCCCTAATTTCGACGAACGCATCGATGCAAACAACTGGCATGTTTATGATATTAATCTCCGAGAGATTGCCCGTGAACATGGGCGTGAGGTAATGCGTAACACAGCAGGCGTTGCAATCACATGCGCGATTGCTGACATTGACCCAGGTATTATCAAAGATATGATGGCTGACGCAATGCCTGATAAAATCTTTGAGCCAAACATGGACGTCTTTGATGACGCATATGAGACCGTTACTTCAGAATTTGATGCTACTGCCCCAGATATTTCAGTCCCAACAGGGAATCATGATGAAGAGCAGGTTCTCGTTTCAGGGTCAGACGCAATCGCGTACGGTGCGATTGATGAGGGTTGTCGGTTCATCTCTGGATACCCGATGACGCCATGGACAGAGGTTTTCACCATTATGTCACAGAACCTCCCAGAGATTGGAGGCGTTTCAGAGCAGGTTGAAGATGAGATTGCCGCAGCAGCGCTCGCAATCGGTGCATCGCATGCTGGAGTCAAAGCAATGTCAGGGTCCTCTGGTGGTGGCTTTGCATTGATGTCTGAGCCGCTCGGACTCGCTGAGATGACTGAAACACCGGTCGTACTGATTGAAGCTATGCGAGCGGGTCCATCGACAGGCATGCCAACAAAGCCAGAGCAAGGTGATCTTGAACACGTGTTATACACCTCACAAGGAGACTCACATCGTGTTGTTTTCGCCCCTGCTGATTCTGAGGAGGCATATCATCAAACGCGGCGTGCGTTCGAGATTGCATATGAGTATCAAATCCCTTCGATTATCCTCTACGATCAGAAAAATGGAGGAGAACTACAGAATATTCCAGCCACTGTCTTCGATGAAGAACCAAATCCAGACCTTGGGTCAACACTTACAGAGGCGGAATTAGAGGATGCATCTCATGATCCGTCTGGGAAATATAACCGTTTCCAGCATGCTGGCGAAAATGGAGTCAGCCCGCGGTCACTCCCTGGACAGGAAGGTGGTCGATTCCTCGCAACAGGGAATGAACATATGCCTGCAGGTCATATTTCAGAAGATCCGGATAATCGAGTCAACCAGGTTGACCGTCGGATGGAGAAACTCGAAGCCATTCGTGATGATCTCGAAACTGATGGACAGACCCGAAACACCCAGTACGGTCCGTCGGAAGCACAGTATGGTATTTTGACATTTGGATCTCAACAAGGAACAGTCAGAGAAGCAATCGATGAACTTGATACCGAAGGCTACCATGTCAAGATGCTCGGTGTTTCTGAGCTTGCTCCATATCCGGTTAAAGAGGTGTCATCATTCATTGAGAGCGTTGATGAAGTGCTAGTCGTTGAGATGAACGCCTCCGCACAATTCCGTGGACTGACTCAAAAAGAGCTTGGTCGGTATGGTGATAAACTTTCGAGTCTGCTTAAGTATAATGGTAACCCGTTTGAACCCGCGGAAATAGTCGATGGGTTCATTAATAGTATTGTCGAAGACCGGACTCTCAATGGTAACGAGACTAAATATATTCCAGCAGCGAGTGATTAA
- the aroC gene encoding chorismate synthase — protein MNGNRFGRMFQVTTYGESHGDAMGVTVSGCPAGLELEEADIQAELDRRKPGQSMITTSRGEPDAVEINSGVQDGYTTGTPIGMVIENKDARSGKYEPYVTAPRPSHGDFTYSAKFGTRNWGGGGRSSARETVNWVAAGAIAQKILTEYGIKAKAHVNQIGDIKAPPVTFEEMLEHTEENEVRCAHPETAERMRERIDEYQTEGDSIGGAIYFEARGVPAGLGAPRFDSLPARLGKAMFSVPATTSVEYGLGHEAREWRGSNRNEDWEFDEDGNPIPEGNTHGGLQGGITTGQPIYGEATWHAPTSIPKEQQTVDWETGEQKDIQVVGRHDPVLPPRAVPVVEAMLNITILDFMLLDGQINPDRLDDNPGQYETEYHPSSPQTN, from the coding sequence ATGAATGGCAACCGATTTGGCCGTATGTTTCAGGTCACAACGTATGGCGAAAGCCATGGAGATGCGATGGGTGTGACCGTCTCCGGCTGTCCGGCTGGTCTCGAACTTGAAGAAGCAGATATCCAAGCTGAACTTGACCGTCGAAAACCAGGGCAGTCGATGATTACTACCTCACGGGGTGAGCCTGATGCAGTCGAGATTAACTCTGGGGTGCAGGACGGATATACAACAGGAACACCGATTGGGATGGTTATTGAAAACAAAGACGCTCGGTCTGGAAAATACGAACCATATGTCACCGCCCCTCGACCAAGTCATGGTGACTTTACGTACTCAGCGAAGTTCGGGACGCGAAACTGGGGCGGTGGTGGTCGATCATCAGCTCGTGAAACGGTTAATTGGGTTGCTGCCGGCGCGATCGCACAAAAGATTCTCACAGAATATGGAATAAAAGCAAAAGCACATGTCAACCAAATTGGAGACATCAAAGCACCACCGGTAACGTTCGAGGAGATGCTTGAGCACACCGAAGAAAACGAGGTTCGATGTGCACACCCAGAAACTGCTGAAAGAATGCGTGAGCGAATTGATGAGTATCAGACTGAAGGTGATTCAATTGGTGGAGCAATTTACTTTGAGGCTCGTGGAGTCCCTGCAGGACTTGGCGCACCTCGATTTGATTCGCTCCCTGCTCGTCTCGGAAAGGCAATGTTTTCCGTTCCAGCAACTACGAGCGTTGAGTATGGTCTTGGACATGAAGCACGTGAGTGGCGTGGATCAAACCGAAATGAAGACTGGGAATTTGACGAAGACGGCAACCCGATACCGGAAGGAAACACACACGGCGGATTACAGGGCGGTATCACGACTGGGCAACCAATCTATGGCGAGGCAACATGGCACGCGCCAACGTCAATCCCAAAAGAGCAACAAACTGTTGACTGGGAAACAGGCGAGCAAAAAGACATTCAGGTTGTTGGACGGCACGATCCTGTACTTCCACCACGAGCTGTCCCAGTCGTTGAAGCTATGTTGAACATTACAATCCTTGATTTCATGCTTCTTGATGGTCAGATTAACCCCGACCGACTTGATGATAACCCAGGACAATATGAAACTGAATATCATCCATCAAGTCCTCAAACGAATTAA